In Pseudomonas coleopterorum, the genomic window GGCCGAAATGGCTCAGGCGCGTGACCCTGCCCAGGTAGGGCTGCAGCCAGTGCTCCAGCTGTTTCGACAGTGCGGTGTCGCTGACGTCCGGCCAAGGGTTCTGGGCGTCCACTTCTCGCAACAGCATGACCCGCGCCTGCCACTGGCGCAGCTCCGGGGTCCAGGGCAACAGTTCCAGGCCCTTGCGGCGCACCAGCCCGAGCAGGGCCGTGGCGCGAGCGTCGGCGTCCAGGCCTGGCAAGGATTCTCGGCTCAGGATCAGCTCGCCCACTTTGCGCTGACGCTCGGCACGCAATGCTCCCTCACGCTCATCCCAATCCAGCTCATCCACCAGGCGGACCTGATCCTGCAGAACGCTCTCGAACAGTTGCGGATCAAGATCCGCCGCCAGATAGATTCGTTCCTCGCGCTGGCCCTGGCGACTGCCCAGATCGGCGATGACCAGCCAGGCCTGCTTCATGAGTGCATCGACGTCGGCGAACATCGCCGCGCGGCCGTTGCTCAACCGGTATTCGGCCCCGCCGGGGCGACGCTGCCGGGCGATACGATCCGGGTAGGCAAGCGCCAGCAGACACCCTACCCACTTCGGGTCATCCGCATCGGCGACAGCATTCAGCGAGGGTCCTTGCAGATAGGAACGGTACTGCTTCGCCAACTGCTTGGCCCGTTGCGCATCGCGGTGCACACGAGGCCCTGCCAGCATCGCCATTCGGCTGTGCACATCGGCACCGCCTCCACGCTGAATGTCGCGCTCCCCCAATAGCGCCGCCAGGTCACAAGCGTGCTGAGACAGACCAAGCTCGTGCCCACGGATCAGAAGATGGGCGATACGCGGATGGGCAGGCAACTGCGCCATGGCCTGGCCATGGGCCGTTAGAAGGCCGTTGGCATCCAGAGCACCCAGCCGACAGAGCAAGTCGCTGGCCTGGGAAAACGCTGCCGTCGGTGGCGCATCCAGCCAGTGCAACTGATCGGGCGTCACCCCCCAGCGCGCCAGATGCAACGCCAACGCGACGAGGTCGGCTTGCTGGATTTCCGGGGTGCTGAAGCTGGCGAGCTGTTCATGCTGGGCTTCTGACCACAAGCGGTAACAGACACCAGGCTCCAGCCGCCCTGCCCGGCCTGCGCGTTGAGTGGCGCTGGCTTTGGAAATGCGCTGCGTGGCGAGGCGGGTCATCGAGCTGCGCGGATCGAAACGGGGCACGCGCTCCAGGCCGGAATCGATGACGATCCGCACCCCTTCGATGGTGATGCTGGTTTCGGCCAGGTTCGTGGCCAGTACGACTTTGCGTTTGCCGGACGGCGCAGGCTCGATGGCGGTGCGCTGTTCGCTCAGGGACAGCTCGCCATACAGCGGACAGAGCAGGATACGTGACGCGTGATCAGGTGGTTGCCTGCAGAGCCAGTCTTCCAGGTCGCGGTGGACACGTCGAATCTCGGCCTGGCCTGGGAGGAACACCAGTACGCTGCCTTCCTGTTCCTCGATCACCTCGATGCAGGTCGAGACGACGCGAGGCTCTATATACTCCCCGGGCTGCGTGGACTTTCCCCAGACCACGTCCACCGGGTACATCCGGCCTTCGCTGCTGACGATCGGCGCATCGTCGAGCAAGGCCGATATCCGCTCGCCGTCCAGCGTGGCGGACATCACCAGCACCTTCAGTGGCGAGTCGTCCCGGAACAGCTCGCGGCCATTCAGGGCGAGTGCCAGCGCCAGGTCTGCGTCCAGATTGCGCAGGTGAAATTCGTCGAAGATGATCAGGCCCACGCCATCCAACGAAGGATCGTCCTGCAGCCTGCGTGCAAGAATCCCTTCGGTCACCACCTCGATTCGAGTCCTGGGACCAACGCGGCTCTCGAGACGGATTCGATAACCGACCGTTTCGCCCACCGCTTCGCCCAGTTCCTTTGCCATCCGTTCTGCTGCTGCGCGAGCGGCCAGTCGACGGGGTTCGAGCATGACGATGGTCTGCCCGGCCAGCCACGGCTGATCCAGGAGCGCGAGCGGAACACGTGTGGTTTTACCGGCGCCGGGCGGCGCTTGCAGCACGGCCTCATTGCGATCGTGAAGGGCTTCGAGGAGCGCCGGCAAGGCGGCGTCAATCGGCAACGAGGTCATGGTCTCTCCGGCAGTGGTGCCGCAATTATACAAGCTACGGCAGGCCGACGGGCGTACTCGGATCCCCATGCGCAGCCGTCATGTCCACCCCAGCGCCACGGCGGCCAGCACCAGATAACGCATACCTTTGGCCAGGGTGACGATCAGCAGAAAGCGCCAGAAGGGCTCGCGCATGACGCCGGCAACGACGGTCAGCGGATCGCCAATGATCGGCACCCAGCTCAGCAACAACGACCAGTGCCCGTAGCGCAGATAGGACTGCTGGGCCTTTGCGAGCTTTGCCTCGCTCACTGGAAACCAGCGCTTGTGGCGGAACCTCTCAACGCAGCGGCCCAGCACCCAGTTCAGTACAGAACCCAGTACGTTGCCGACTATGGCGACGGTCAACAGGGTCGAAATGACGTAGCGATCGGACAACAACATGCCAACC contains:
- the hrpB gene encoding ATP-dependent helicase HrpB, giving the protein MTSLPIDAALPALLEALHDRNEAVLQAPPGAGKTTRVPLALLDQPWLAGQTIVMLEPRRLAARAAAERMAKELGEAVGETVGYRIRLESRVGPRTRIEVVTEGILARRLQDDPSLDGVGLIIFDEFHLRNLDADLALALALNGRELFRDDSPLKVLVMSATLDGERISALLDDAPIVSSEGRMYPVDVVWGKSTQPGEYIEPRVVSTCIEVIEEQEGSVLVFLPGQAEIRRVHRDLEDWLCRQPPDHASRILLCPLYGELSLSEQRTAIEPAPSGKRKVVLATNLAETSITIEGVRIVIDSGLERVPRFDPRSSMTRLATQRISKASATQRAGRAGRLEPGVCYRLWSEAQHEQLASFSTPEIQQADLVALALHLARWGVTPDQLHWLDAPPTAAFSQASDLLCRLGALDANGLLTAHGQAMAQLPAHPRIAHLLIRGHELGLSQHACDLAALLGERDIQRGGGADVHSRMAMLAGPRVHRDAQRAKQLAKQYRSYLQGPSLNAVADADDPKWVGCLLALAYPDRIARQRRPGGAEYRLSNGRAAMFADVDALMKQAWLVIADLGSRQGQREERIYLAADLDPQLFESVLQDQVRLVDELDWDEREGALRAERQRKVGELILSRESLPGLDADARATALLGLVRRKGLELLPWTPELRQWQARVMLLREVDAQNPWPDVSDTALSKQLEHWLQPYLGRVTRLSHFGQLDLSSILRNSLPWPLPQKLDELAPTHIAVPSGSSVRLDYSEHPPILAVRLQELFGLAETPRIAGGRQAVKLHLLSPARRPVQVTQDLASFWANTYEEVKKDLKGRYPKHYWPEDPLVAEATARVKPRS
- a CDS encoding YqaA family protein — protein: MFELTSYLGLFLAAFGAATLLPMQSEAVLVGMLLSDRYVISTLLTVAIVGNVLGSVLNWVLGRCVERFRHKRWFPVSEAKLAKAQQSYLRYGHWSLLLSWVPIIGDPLTVVAGVMREPFWRFLLIVTLAKGMRYLVLAAVALGWT